From a single Methanofollis sp. W23 genomic region:
- a CDS encoding NifB/NifX family molybdenum-iron cluster-binding protein — protein sequence MIVCITAKGEGAEAAVEPRFGRAPYFVFADTEAGTFVSVKNELVDAAGGVGPRSAQLLVDHGATVLVTGQVGGNAATALKAAGIKVYTFGDAATVAQALEKYTQGGLSEIL from the coding sequence TTGATCGTCTGTATCACCGCGAAGGGTGAGGGTGCTGAAGCGGCGGTCGAACCCAGGTTCGGCCGGGCGCCATATTTTGTCTTCGCCGACACTGAAGCCGGGACCTTTGTCTCGGTCAAGAACGAACTTGTCGACGCCGCTGGCGGGGTTGGCCCGCGTTCCGCCCAGTTACTCGTCGACCACGGCGCCACGGTCCTTGTCACCGGGCAGGTCGGGGGCAATGCCGCCACCGCGCTCAAGGCGGCAGGGATCAAGGTCTACACCTTCGGGGACGCCGCGACGGTGGCCCAGGCCCTTGAGAAATATACGCAGGGCGGACTCTCAGAGATCCTCTGA
- a CDS encoding ATP-binding protein, with translation MKIVVASGKGGTGKTTVSANLAYALAGRGGVTLVDCDVEEPNLHLFFPGEYEEEGVPVPVPAIDPERCTLCGECGHFCRYGALTVLKDRVLFFAELCHSCGGCTLVCPADAITEVGREVGVVTTSRPLPGLTLVSGVMHEGEVLAPKVVAAAKEAAGDTGRIVYDASPGVACPVIETLEGADFCILVTESTPFGLHDLDLAVRAAAALGVQAGVVINRSDGEDEAAVSFCQEHDLPVLMTIPFDREVAAVQNRGGLIARDLQGWEERFAGLWDEVARHCEVRA, from the coding sequence ATGAAGATCGTGGTAGCCAGCGGGAAAGGAGGGACCGGGAAGACGACTGTCTCGGCGAACCTTGCCTATGCCCTTGCAGGGCGCGGCGGGGTGACCCTCGTCGACTGTGACGTGGAGGAACCCAACCTCCATCTCTTCTTTCCTGGAGAATATGAGGAAGAGGGGGTACCGGTCCCGGTCCCTGCGATCGATCCAGAACGCTGCACTCTTTGCGGGGAGTGCGGACATTTCTGCCGCTACGGGGCGTTGACCGTCCTCAAGGACCGCGTGCTCTTCTTCGCCGAACTCTGCCATTCGTGTGGCGGGTGCACCCTGGTCTGTCCGGCTGACGCCATCACCGAAGTCGGGCGGGAGGTCGGCGTGGTCACCACCTCGCGCCCCCTTCCCGGACTCACCCTGGTCTCGGGCGTGATGCACGAGGGTGAAGTCCTGGCGCCGAAGGTCGTCGCCGCCGCCAAGGAGGCGGCCGGGGACACGGGACGGATCGTCTATGACGCCTCCCCGGGTGTCGCCTGTCCAGTGATCGAGACCCTTGAAGGGGCAGACTTCTGCATCCTGGTCACTGAGTCGACGCCTTTCGGTCTCCACGACCTCGACCTTGCGGTGCGGGCGGCTGCGGCCCTCGGGGTTCAGGCCGGCGTGGTGATCAACCGGAGCGACGGTGAAGACGAGGCGGCCGTCTCCTTCTGCCAGGAGCACGATCTCCCTGTCCTGATGACCATCCCCTTCGACCGCGAGGTCGCGGCGGTCCAGAACCGCGGGGGACTCATCGCCCGCGATCTCCAGGGATGGGAAGAACGGTTTGCCGGGCTCTGGGACGAAGTCGCCAGGCACTGTGAGGTGAGGGCATGA
- a CDS encoding ATP-binding protein, with the protein MIRLAVISGKGGTGKTMVTAALADLFATDQVLADCDVEAANLGLLLDGDLVSSEPFMGLEKAEIDHEVCLFCGRCADACRFDAIHEEAKEYVVDPLKCEGCGVCVHVCPAGAVTMHPYQAGEVLASETERGHLSHARLYPGSGNSGLLVHEVRKQAEKMAGESRLLLADGPPGIGCPLISTVSGMDAVVVVTEPGLSALHDLKRVVNVSRRFNVEIFVVINRFDLEPDVCQEIERFCEDEGLLLLGKVPFDPAVVAAVRRGVPITSTDSPASEALVRIKERLVAELGLDG; encoded by the coding sequence ATGATCAGGCTTGCCGTGATCAGCGGGAAGGGCGGGACCGGGAAGACCATGGTCACCGCCGCCCTTGCCGACCTCTTCGCGACCGATCAGGTGCTTGCGGACTGTGATGTAGAAGCGGCAAATCTCGGGCTTCTTCTCGACGGGGATCTGGTCAGTTCAGAACCCTTTATGGGGCTGGAAAAGGCCGAGATCGATCACGAGGTCTGTCTCTTCTGCGGACGGTGCGCGGACGCCTGCCGGTTTGACGCGATCCATGAAGAGGCGAAGGAATATGTCGTCGACCCCCTGAAGTGCGAGGGGTGCGGGGTCTGTGTCCATGTCTGTCCCGCCGGGGCGGTGACGATGCATCCGTACCAGGCCGGCGAGGTGCTTGCCTCCGAGACCGAGCGGGGCCATCTCTCTCATGCGCGGCTTTACCCGGGCTCGGGCAACTCGGGGCTGCTCGTCCATGAAGTGAGAAAGCAGGCTGAGAAGATGGCCGGCGAGAGTCGGCTTCTCCTTGCCGACGGTCCGCCAGGGATCGGGTGTCCGCTCATCTCGACGGTCAGCGGCATGGACGCCGTGGTGGTCGTCACCGAACCGGGCCTTTCGGCCCTCCACGACCTCAAGCGGGTTGTCAATGTCTCCAGGCGTTTCAACGTGGAGATCTTTGTGGTCATCAACCGTTTTGATCTCGAACCGGATGTCTGCCAGGAGATCGAGCGTTTCTGCGAGGATGAGGGGCTTCTCCTCCTCGGCAAGGTCCCCTTCGACCCTGCGGTGGTGGCTGCGGTGCGTCGGGGCGTGCCGATCACCTCCACCGACTCGCCCGCGTCAGAGGCACTTGTCAGGATCAAGGAGAGGCTTGTGGCGGAGCTTGGCCTTGATGGATAA
- a CDS encoding DUF134 domain-containing protein gives MDKDRDGGWCGHGRGRGRPRAHRMIRGGTAFRCFGPLCGQPEEVVPLRPEEVEVLRLVDLEGLDQTAAAESMGISRKTLWRDLHRARRKVADALVHGKAIRIAGCRRQEEDGCPEVDDPEE, from the coding sequence ATGGATAAAGATCGAGACGGGGGGTGGTGCGGGCATGGACGCGGGCGCGGGCGCCCCAGAGCCCACCGGATGATCCGCGGGGGCACAGCATTCAGGTGCTTTGGCCCGCTCTGTGGGCAACCCGAAGAGGTTGTCCCTCTCCGTCCCGAGGAAGTGGAAGTCCTCAGGCTTGTCGATCTCGAAGGCCTGGACCAGACCGCAGCAGCCGAGTCGATGGGTATATCCAGGAAGACACTCTGGCGCGATCTCCACAGGGCGCGGCGGAAAGTCGCCGATGCCCTCGTCCACGGGAAGGCGATCAGGATCGCCGGGTGCAGGCGGCAGGAGGAGGACGGGTGTCCAGAAGTGGACGACCCGGAGGAGTAA
- a CDS encoding Xaa-Pro peptidase family protein: MEKLDDALVAADCSAYVVYASSTDADFRYLTGFQVSDPLLYLKKKGETGILVVPQMEYERAANESSAVPVTRAESGFLKFLEEEKDPWQALARTAASLAGGRVMVPRGFPYWLGKLLEEHSGVVADGDGIVRSMRAVKTPYELAAIRAAQKETETAMALGISMIRRSVPKKGVLYFEDAPLTSDRVRTAMHTYLMERGYTARDTIVSCGEETAMPHRQGEGTLLEDAPIVIDLFPQHDRSGYHADMTRTVVKGDPSPEIAEMHAVTCEAVALGESLIAAGVEGAAVHNAVVDLYKERGYESGARGFVHSLGHGVGLEVHEAPNLSPSGGPLEVGNVVTVEPGLYYPGIGGVRVENMGAVTQSGFDRFTHYTQELVL, translated from the coding sequence ATGGAAAAACTTGACGATGCGCTTGTTGCCGCCGACTGCTCGGCATATGTAGTCTATGCCTCATCAACAGACGCGGACTTCAGGTACCTGACCGGGTTTCAGGTCTCTGACCCCCTCTTATACCTGAAGAAAAAAGGGGAGACTGGAATACTTGTCGTCCCGCAGATGGAATATGAACGTGCGGCCAATGAATCTTCGGCCGTCCCGGTGACCAGGGCCGAGTCTGGATTCCTGAAGTTCCTGGAGGAGGAAAAGGATCCGTGGCAGGCCCTTGCCCGTACCGCTGCCTCCCTTGCCGGGGGCAGGGTCATGGTTCCGAGGGGCTTCCCGTACTGGCTCGGCAAACTCCTTGAAGAGCACAGTGGAGTCGTCGCCGACGGGGACGGCATAGTCCGTTCGATGCGGGCCGTCAAGACCCCCTATGAACTCGCCGCGATCAGGGCTGCCCAGAAAGAGACCGAGACGGCGATGGCCCTCGGGATCTCGATGATCAGACGTTCAGTCCCGAAGAAAGGTGTGCTTTACTTCGAAGACGCTCCGCTTACCTCTGACCGGGTCAGGACCGCGATGCATACCTACCTGATGGAGCGCGGCTATACCGCAAGGGACACCATCGTCTCCTGCGGGGAAGAGACGGCGATGCCCCATCGCCAGGGCGAAGGCACCCTCCTTGAAGACGCCCCGATCGTCATCGACCTCTTCCCACAGCATGACAGGAGCGGCTACCATGCCGACATGACCAGGACGGTCGTGAAGGGCGACCCCTCCCCTGAAATCGCCGAGATGCACGCCGTCACCTGCGAGGCCGTCGCCCTTGGCGAATCTCTCATTGCCGCCGGTGTCGAGGGGGCGGCGGTCCACAACGCCGTCGTCGACCTCTACAAGGAGCGGGGATATGAGAGCGGGGCCCGCGGGTTTGTCCACTCTCTTGGCCATGGGGTGGGGCTTGAGGTCCATGAGGCCCCGAACCTCTCCCCCTCAGGCGGGCCCCTTGAGGTCGGGAACGTCGTGACCGTCGAACCGGGCCTCTATTACCCGGGTATCGGCGGGGTACGGGTTGAAAATATGGGGGCAGTCACGCAGTCAGGGTTTGACCGCTTTACTCATTATACACAGGAGTTAGTCCTATGA
- the map gene encoding type II methionyl aminopeptidase: protein MNDEEMESYLEAGRLAHTILQDGKKMVTVGASVLEVVETMEGKILDADAEIAFPLNLSINEDAAHDTASTGDERVFKEGDLVKLDLGVAVDGRIADTALSVDLGGHADLVEATRAALDRAIGQVRPGVTTGEIGAAIQDEIESRGFLPVANLTGHGLAPYAIHTDPTIPNIAVNGGAVLEEGMAIAIEPFATTGSGRVSDRSRIEIYQQIEVKPVRLPSAKRVLTKVRGRRGMPFSRRWLPQEKVEIALAGLVRQGVVYGFPVLHDVEGSFVAQTEHTLIVTADGAIVTTR from the coding sequence ATGAATGACGAAGAGATGGAATCATATCTGGAAGCAGGTCGTCTTGCACATACGATCCTGCAGGACGGCAAAAAGATGGTGACGGTCGGGGCGTCGGTCCTCGAGGTCGTCGAGACGATGGAAGGAAAAATTCTGGACGCCGACGCCGAGATCGCCTTCCCGCTCAACCTCTCGATCAACGAGGACGCCGCTCATGATACCGCCTCCACCGGGGACGAGCGGGTCTTTAAGGAAGGCGACCTTGTCAAACTCGACCTCGGTGTCGCGGTCGACGGTCGGATCGCCGACACCGCCCTCTCGGTCGACCTCGGTGGGCACGCCGACCTGGTCGAAGCAACCCGCGCCGCCCTCGACCGTGCGATCGGCCAGGTCCGCCCTGGCGTCACCACCGGCGAGATCGGTGCGGCGATCCAGGACGAGATCGAGTCACGGGGATTTTTGCCGGTGGCCAACCTCACCGGCCACGGTCTGGCGCCGTATGCGATCCACACCGATCCCACCATCCCCAACATCGCCGTCAACGGTGGTGCCGTCCTTGAAGAGGGTATGGCCATCGCCATCGAACCCTTCGCCACTACCGGCAGCGGGCGGGTGAGCGACCGCTCCAGGATTGAGATCTACCAGCAGATCGAGGTAAAACCGGTACGCCTCCCGTCGGCAAAGCGCGTTCTCACGAAAGTGAGAGGTCGGCGGGGGATGCCGTTTTCCCGCCGCTGGCTCCCGCAGGAAAAGGTCGAGATCGCCCTTGCAGGACTGGTGCGTCAGGGGGTCGTCTATGGATTCCCGGTCCTCCATGATGTGGAAGGCTCCTTTGTCGCCCAGACTGAGCACACCCTCATCGTCACCGCAGACGGCGCCATTGTGACGACCCGATGA
- a CDS encoding ATP-binding protein produces the protein MPCADKRDDVLRLIEHLLTAEVYNATPQLDLDDLPPQCRTLFLPGPDAVEVKRPVVITEGLLKRAVGSSEEPLKDLVKNPFVEFDTLKLQYHLTDLHAAAVWFATHGGKEMVEKNPALALYIGNYDSLGVRYEEVRAENPRFSDSRAYIDHKIAKLTEKDEKMNEALELVIVNAPAEIEQQMDRLVCTEDQLEVIKRINIAIENRDFLREHDIAEVGKLLFVGPPGTGKTSLALAVSHELHMPVLEVRLSMVTSQYLGETSKNIDRIFDLARHLSPCILFIDEFDFVAKSRVSDDHGAMKRAVNMLLKNIDKISLVRNGVLLIGATNHPQLLDQAAWRRFDEVVEFDLPNEAMRAAILRTITRTLVCECDLDEVAARTEGFSGADLKMTIKEGVLSALMDGRHTVSEEDIEGALAQVTNRNVIRECSWG, from the coding sequence ATGCCATGTGCTGACAAGAGAGACGATGTTCTCCGGTTGATTGAGCACCTCCTGACGGCTGAGGTCTACAACGCCACTCCTCAGCTCGACCTGGATGACCTTCCCCCTCAGTGCCGGACCCTCTTCCTCCCTGGTCCTGACGCCGTTGAGGTGAAGCGCCCGGTCGTGATCACGGAAGGTCTGCTCAAGCGAGCAGTCGGTTCTTCGGAGGAACCACTCAAAGATCTCGTGAAAAATCCATTCGTCGAGTTCGATACCCTCAAACTCCAGTACCATCTCACCGACCTCCATGCGGCGGCGGTCTGGTTCGCCACCCATGGAGGGAAGGAGATGGTGGAGAAGAACCCGGCACTTGCCCTCTACATCGGGAACTATGACTCCCTAGGGGTGAGGTACGAGGAGGTAAGGGCCGAAAATCCACGTTTTTCAGATTCGAGGGCTTATATCGATCACAAGATCGCAAAACTTACTGAAAAGGACGAGAAGATGAACGAAGCCCTCGAACTCGTCATCGTCAATGCCCCGGCAGAGATCGAGCAGCAGATGGACCGTCTCGTCTGCACCGAGGACCAGCTTGAGGTGATCAAGCGGATAAACATCGCGATCGAGAACCGTGATTTCCTCAGGGAGCATGACATCGCCGAAGTCGGCAAACTTCTCTTTGTCGGCCCGCCCGGTACCGGGAAGACCTCGCTTGCACTTGCGGTCTCTCATGAACTCCATATGCCGGTCCTGGAGGTGCGCCTCTCGATGGTCACCTCCCAGTATCTGGGCGAGACCTCCAAGAATATCGATCGGATATTTGACCTTGCAAGGCATCTCTCGCCCTGCATCCTCTTCATCGACGAGTTCGATTTCGTGGCAAAGAGCCGCGTCTCCGACGACCACGGAGCGATGAAGCGGGCGGTGAATATGCTCCTCAAGAACATCGACAAGATCAGCCTGGTCAGAAATGGGGTTCTTCTCATCGGGGCCACGAACCACCCACAACTCCTCGACCAGGCGGCCTGGCGGCGTTTCGACGAGGTCGTAGAGTTCGACCTCCCGAACGAGGCGATGCGGGCGGCGATCCTCAGGACGATCACCCGGACCCTGGTATGCGAGTGCGATCTCGACGAGGTTGCCGCACGGACCGAGGGGTTCTCGGGTGCGGACCTGAAGATGACCATCAAGGAGGGGGTGCTCTCGGCCCTGATGGACGGCCGTCATACTGTCTCCGAGGAGGATATCGAGGGCGCCCTGGCCCAGGTGACAAACCGCAACGTCATCCGTGAGTGTTCGTGGGGATAG
- a CDS encoding MBL fold metallo-hydrolase: MRVTLLGTGDAIGTPKIGCSCPVCTFARANGRQRLRSATLVEVGEKHILVDTGPDLRAQLLAAGSPHIDAVVWTHGHYDHFMGYGEFYRVQKVPPVYAAAPTMEYAGSVFSFLPLEEHIVEPYRPFLLFGAEITLFPVNHPPMPTYGVRVEHEGKVLALTADTNAQIPRASKECLSGADLLVLDAIVPDGFTITKHMNYADALRLAEELAPAEFRCTHASHLLPWDTPHLAVDMEQFDL; encoded by the coding sequence ATGAGAGTTACGCTGCTTGGGACAGGCGATGCCATCGGCACCCCGAAGATCGGGTGTTCCTGTCCGGTCTGCACTTTTGCCCGTGCAAATGGCAGGCAGCGCCTCCGTTCCGCGACGCTCGTCGAGGTCGGGGAGAAGCATATCCTCGTCGACACCGGCCCGGACCTGCGAGCTCAACTCCTGGCCGCGGGTTCTCCTCATATCGACGCTGTCGTCTGGACTCACGGACATTACGACCACTTTATGGGCTATGGCGAGTTTTATCGTGTCCAGAAAGTTCCGCCGGTCTATGCCGCCGCTCCGACGATGGAATATGCGGGGTCGGTCTTTTCCTTCCTCCCGCTGGAGGAACATATCGTCGAACCATATCGCCCATTCCTCCTCTTCGGTGCAGAGATCACGCTCTTCCCGGTCAACCATCCGCCGATGCCGACCTACGGGGTGCGGGTCGAGCACGAAGGGAAGGTTCTCGCTCTCACCGCCGACACCAATGCCCAGATCCCTCGGGCCAGCAAGGAGTGTCTCTCTGGTGCCGACCTCCTGGTTCTGGACGCCATCGTCCCTGATGGGTTCACCATCACGAAGCATATGAACTATGCCGACGCCCTGAGACTTGCCGAAGAACTGGCCCCGGCCGAGTTCAGGTGTACGCATGCAAGTCACCTCCTCCCCTGGGACACGCCCCATCTCGCAGTGGATATGGAGCAGTTTGACCTCTAA
- a CDS encoding class I SAM-dependent methyltransferase, which translates to MGMGNLDWNQIWKDQVRENRSVPGFKSGTDLWKKKKVAEEYRAPAERVKTTLALLPLGPTLSVLDIGAGPGTLAIPLAGQVRSITAVEPAAGMASVIREKTDVGACRNLRVVQERWEDVVPACDLDGPYDLVLASFSLGMEDLAGALEKMDAVSSGSVHLFWFADVPGWERHYLEIWPSLHAAQYRPVPKADVVFNLLWQRGKHPDLVQMPLVQEEWFRDLDEAFFHYAPKFGVADVRQEGVLRTALERWLVREGEMLVMRERSHAAHIWWEKEEDAVPWCEG; encoded by the coding sequence ATGGGAATGGGAAATCTGGACTGGAACCAGATCTGGAAGGACCAGGTCAGGGAGAACAGGTCGGTCCCTGGGTTCAAGAGCGGCACCGATCTCTGGAAGAAGAAAAAAGTGGCAGAGGAATACAGAGCACCGGCAGAGCGGGTGAAGACGACCCTTGCGCTCCTCCCTCTCGGCCCCACGCTCTCGGTCCTTGATATCGGTGCAGGGCCCGGCACCCTGGCGATCCCGCTTGCCGGGCAGGTGAGATCGATCACTGCCGTAGAACCTGCTGCTGGCATGGCCTCGGTCATCAGGGAAAAGACTGATGTCGGGGCCTGCAGGAATCTCAGGGTGGTGCAGGAACGCTGGGAAGATGTGGTCCCCGCCTGTGACCTCGACGGCCCCTATGACCTTGTCCTCGCCTCGTTTTCACTCGGGATGGAGGACCTTGCCGGCGCCCTGGAAAAGATGGACGCAGTCTCTTCGGGTTCAGTGCATCTCTTCTGGTTTGCCGACGTGCCTGGATGGGAACGTCACTATCTGGAGATCTGGCCGTCCCTTCATGCCGCCCAGTACCGCCCGGTCCCAAAGGCCGACGTGGTCTTCAATCTGCTCTGGCAGAGAGGGAAACATCCGGACCTGGTGCAGATGCCCCTCGTGCAGGAGGAATGGTTCAGGGATCTCGACGAGGCCTTCTTCCACTATGCCCCAAAGTTTGGGGTGGCAGATGTGAGACAGGAGGGGGTGCTGCGCACGGCCCTGGAGAGGTGGCTTGTCAGGGAAGGGGAGATGCTGGTAATGCGCGAGCGCTCGCATGCCGCGCATATCTGGTGGGAAAAAGAAGAGGATGCCGTTCCCTGGTGTGAGGGATAA
- a CDS encoding DUF2953 domain-containing protein, whose product MGGSEVILLCILLGSVGFFMLLIFLVPLHIRMKGSFGGEEWVVALVMSWAGLGIRVDNRAEWEVNFLVGNTPVMRIPLPSDEDDTRSEDAGGEEEPGIPDLQTIREAGAALPHLVRFLRDLFAHTGVEKIRLWFRGGFGDPIITGEVFGVVQALNGMLWPTPVRLEMEPLFTDEDAAGEAELSLCIRRPVALFVSAGRMALQPESRAAIQTMTRGEG is encoded by the coding sequence ATGGGAGGCAGCGAAGTAATTCTCCTCTGCATCCTACTCGGATCTGTCGGCTTCTTCATGCTCCTGATCTTCCTTGTCCCATTGCATATCAGGATGAAAGGATCATTCGGGGGCGAGGAATGGGTGGTCGCCCTTGTCATGAGCTGGGCGGGTCTTGGGATCAGAGTGGACAACAGGGCAGAATGGGAGGTGAACTTCCTCGTCGGAAATACCCCGGTGATGAGAATCCCCCTGCCCTCTGATGAAGATGATACCAGGAGCGAGGACGCGGGGGGTGAAGAGGAACCAGGGATTCCGGACCTGCAGACGATCAGGGAAGCAGGAGCGGCCCTCCCCCACCTGGTCCGTTTTCTCAGGGATCTGTTCGCACACACCGGAGTGGAGAAGATCCGCCTCTGGTTCAGGGGAGGATTTGGAGATCCGATCATAACCGGTGAGGTCTTCGGCGTTGTGCAGGCATTGAACGGGATGCTGTGGCCTACACCGGTCCGTCTTGAGATGGAACCCCTCTTTACCGATGAGGACGCGGCAGGTGAAGCAGAACTTTCCCTCTGCATCAGGCGACCGGTGGCCCTTTTTGTCTCTGCAGGGAGGATGGCACTTCAACCAGAGTCGCGCGCCGCGATCCAGACGATGACACGAGGAGAAGGATGA
- a CDS encoding spore germination protein GerW family protein codes for MPGEQMVKVTAEELRNFITAKAIIGEPLDLGDKVVFSIARFGFAFGAGVGKGSGEEGEGGGAGGGVDPIALLVVYKEIKGPGGVQIFSVSKKGAVAEVIETIGETIPPVIEKVASVVGERKQETEKPEEK; via the coding sequence ATGCCAGGAGAGCAGATGGTCAAAGTTACCGCTGAGGAGCTCAGGAACTTTATCACAGCCAAGGCGATCATCGGGGAACCCCTTGACCTCGGGGACAAGGTTGTCTTTTCAATTGCCAGGTTTGGTTTCGCGTTCGGTGCGGGGGTAGGAAAAGGATCCGGTGAAGAAGGAGAAGGAGGAGGCGCAGGGGGAGGGGTCGATCCGATCGCCCTGCTTGTCGTCTATAAAGAGATCAAAGGCCCTGGAGGAGTCCAGATATTCTCGGTGAGTAAGAAAGGGGCAGTTGCAGAAGTTATCGAGACGATCGGGGAGACCATTCCGCCGGTGATCGAGAAGGTGGCCTCAGTGGTCGGAGAGAGAAAGCAGGAAACGGAGAAGCCTGAAGAGAAGTAA
- a CDS encoding ribonuclease III domain-containing protein, whose translation MIERIAAVKAEVQPHVERDLGYEIQTPEMFTMIFFQPSTRNLFSEIAVHFKDGSCSLSQEKLTEMASLHDVAEALAWIGDAALKIGVLREIWTPRTADAGKLSERRKTYESNANMARLADRWGLYEYRIQFDPPIQKKKKEIEHIKGTLVEGVFGTVFLQAGLEGVAGAARFLRP comes from the coding sequence ATGATCGAGCGGATCGCAGCAGTCAAGGCTGAAGTGCAGCCCCATGTCGAGAGAGATCTTGGCTATGAGATCCAGACCCCTGAGATGTTTACCATGATTTTTTTCCAGCCAAGTACGCGAAATCTCTTCTCAGAGATTGCCGTTCATTTTAAGGATGGGAGTTGTTCTCTTTCACAGGAAAAATTAACTGAAATGGCTTCTCTCCACGACGTTGCCGAAGCGCTTGCATGGATCGGGGATGCCGCGTTGAAAATCGGAGTGCTTCGTGAGATCTGGACCCCGAGAACTGCAGATGCCGGCAAACTCTCAGAGAGAAGGAAGACATACGAGAGCAACGCGAATATGGCCAGACTTGCGGACCGGTGGGGGCTGTATGAATACCGGATCCAGTTTGATCCCCCGATACAGAAGAAGAAAAAAGAGATCGAACATATCAAGGGTACGCTTGTGGAAGGGGTGTTTGGGACTGTGTTTCTCCAGGCAGGACTGGAGGGTGTTGCCGGTGCAGCCAGGTTTTTGAGGCCATGA
- a CDS encoding ROK family protein has protein sequence MEDGSVIAVDLGATHYRAALVTPEGRVRECVCGDTPREGRSGEVVTRAVGDAIASIMSDGHPVGIGVASAGPLDLITGRIVSSPNIVFEEVPLVSPLTKRFGLPVRLLNDCRAGVLGERWRGGRADVDDLIYLTLSTGIGGGAVVGGRLLLGRDGNAGEVGHLFVDAEYALPCGCGHQGHWEAYASGTGMPRFFRAWLARQHIDLPSFDCSSSQGILDAAARGDPLAGGFMDILGEINARALSDIIVAYSPEVIVLDGPIARAHGELLLRHLHPHLDRYLPIPEIVVSALGGRAPLLGAAAYVLGRG, from the coding sequence ATGGAAGACGGTTCTGTCATCGCGGTGGACCTCGGCGCGACCCATTATCGTGCGGCCCTTGTGACGCCGGAGGGGAGGGTGCGAGAGTGTGTGTGCGGGGATACCCCCAGGGAGGGACGTTCTGGAGAGGTGGTGACCAGGGCGGTCGGGGATGCGATCGCGTCAATCATGAGCGACGGTCATCCCGTCGGGATCGGGGTAGCCTCGGCCGGACCCCTCGACCTGATCACCGGCCGAATCGTCTCTTCACCGAACATAGTCTTTGAAGAGGTGCCTCTTGTCTCGCCGCTCACCAAACGGTTTGGTCTGCCGGTGAGACTCCTCAATGACTGCCGGGCCGGGGTTCTGGGTGAACGGTGGCGTGGAGGGAGAGCAGACGTGGACGACCTGATCTATCTGACTCTCTCGACCGGGATCGGCGGGGGGGCAGTGGTCGGGGGTCGCCTTCTCCTGGGCAGGGACGGAAACGCCGGGGAGGTAGGGCACCTCTTTGTGGATGCTGAATATGCCCTCCCCTGCGGGTGCGGCCATCAGGGTCACTGGGAAGCCTATGCGTCAGGGACCGGGATGCCCCGATTTTTCAGGGCATGGCTGGCAAGACAACACATTGATCTCCCTTCCTTTGATTGTTCGTCCAGTCAGGGGATCCTGGACGCGGCGGCGCGAGGGGATCCCCTGGCCGGGGGGTTCATGGACATCCTCGGGGAGATCAACGCGCGGGCCCTCTCCGACATCATCGTCGCCTATTCGCCAGAGGTGATCGTCCTGGACGGGCCGATTGCCCGGGCCCATGGCGAACTTCTGCTCAGGCATCTGCACCCGCACCTCGACCGCTATCTCCCCATTCCTGAGATCGTGGTCAGTGCCCTTGGGGGCCGCGCCCCTCTCCTGGGAGCAGCGGCATATGTCCTTGGGCGCGGGTGA
- a CDS encoding nucleoside-triphosphatase, translating to MKNLLITGAPGSGKTTLVRRAVKGLPGITGFYTQEIREEGERTGFELIGFDGRRVLFAHVHSVSHHRVGQYGVDLQAFDAYLETTSLDQAETGLVVIDEIGRMECLSTRFRSLVTKLLDGPIPVVATVALRGDRFIEEVKVRHDVEMVVVTRENRDALLPQVRRSLAHLIEGQKP from the coding sequence ATGAAAAATCTGCTGATCACCGGCGCACCCGGCTCAGGGAAGACGACTCTGGTGCGGCGGGCGGTCAAAGGACTCCCTGGAATTACAGGGTTTTACACCCAGGAGATCAGGGAAGAGGGCGAACGAACAGGATTTGAATTGATAGGATTTGACGGTCGCAGAGTACTCTTTGCCCATGTCCATTCAGTCAGTCATCATCGCGTCGGGCAGTATGGGGTCGACCTCCAGGCCTTCGACGCTTACCTGGAAACGACATCTCTCGACCAGGCTGAGACCGGACTGGTGGTGATCGACGAGATCGGAAGAATGGAATGTCTTTCGACGCGTTTTCGGTCATTGGTGACCAAACTCCTCGACGGTCCGATCCCGGTGGTAGCGACGGTGGCATTGCGCGGCGACCGTTTCATCGAGGAGGTGAAGGTCAGGCACGATGTGGAGATGGTGGTGGTGACCAGGGAGAACCGCGATGCCCTGCTCCCCCAGGTGAGGCGGTCGCTCGCCCATCTCATCGAGGGGCAAAAGCCCTGA